A single Runella rosea DNA region contains:
- a CDS encoding LytR/AlgR family response regulator transcription factor, with protein MNVLIVEDEPLAVQKLSKLLLEIAPELRISGITDGIESTLEWLEAHPNPDLILMDIELCDGQSFEIFNQMEVKSPVIFTTSYDEYAIQAFRVNSVDYLLKPIKKEELERALRKYEQINSSQTQPIDISKLVSELQRHNQLREYRSRFLVKLGQRLIPVEIMDISYFYTEEGITFLMTRDRVKHVIDYSLDELEQQLDPKYYFRINRQYILGIKSVVQIHNYFNGKLKLDLKPSVEKEVTVSRERVGDFKEWMGK; from the coding sequence ATGAACGTGCTTATCGTTGAAGATGAACCCTTAGCAGTACAAAAATTATCAAAATTGCTGCTTGAAATTGCTCCTGAACTTAGAATTTCGGGCATAACGGATGGCATTGAAAGTACCCTTGAATGGCTGGAAGCCCACCCAAATCCTGATTTGATTTTAATGGATATTGAACTGTGCGACGGGCAAAGTTTTGAGATTTTCAATCAAATGGAGGTAAAAAGTCCAGTTATTTTTACAACATCTTACGATGAATATGCGATTCAGGCTTTTCGGGTAAATAGCGTCGATTATCTACTTAAACCCATAAAGAAAGAAGAACTCGAGAGAGCTTTGCGAAAATATGAGCAGATAAACAGTAGTCAAACTCAACCGATTGATATTTCCAAATTGGTTTCGGAGTTGCAGCGTCATAACCAACTGCGTGAGTATCGCTCCCGTTTTTTGGTAAAACTCGGACAACGGCTGATTCCGGTTGAAATCATGGATATTTCTTATTTTTACACTGAAGAGGGGATTACTTTTTTAATGACGCGCGACCGGGTTAAACATGTGATTGATTACAGCCTTGATGAACTCGAACAACAACTTGACCCTAAATACTATTTCAGAATCAATCGTCAGTATATTTTGGGAATAAAATCGGTGGTTCAAATTCATAATTACTTTAATGGAAAACTTAAATTGGACCTAAAACCTTCTGTCGAGAAGGAAGTAACGGTAAGCCGTGAACGTGTGGGCGATTTTAAAGAATGGATGGGTAAATAG